In one Lolium rigidum isolate FL_2022 chromosome 3, APGP_CSIRO_Lrig_0.1, whole genome shotgun sequence genomic region, the following are encoded:
- the LOC124695820 gene encoding E3 ubiquitin-protein ligase SINA-like 7, whose product MDRSNSSKRTVEAPREGDPWVDVRILKETLDCPVCFDHFGAEIYQCSVGHFICSSCRDKILDKKCPTCSIKTSFKRCFGMEHVVQSVAFPCSNAKYGCREGHAYCQKERHEQVCPYAPCFCPAPDCSFAGPVPELLDHLTIYHMSPCTDLPDSGEASVRLQPGIHVLSPSSRSTNYFFLLNMYLEPFGHAISVVCIQPKVTEPKFTCSMNYDCSVTGYCESSSCQIKSSTLSDGLPKDYDLILPEGKVSSDRNVVMLRIIIHEASSVSRSCAQGKGLTSAPITLFPSCSDDDADILCRSCAQRKGPTSAQKLWFPNYSSDDDDYMPLNFERALQRESLFD is encoded by the exons ATGGACCGCAGCAACTCCAGCAAGAGAACAGTCGAAGCACCACGAGAGGGAGACCCTTGGGTGGATGTCAGAATATTGAAGGAGACCCTTGACTGCCCTGTCTGCTTCGACCACTTCGGGGCCGAGATTTATCAG TGTTCTGTGGGGCATTTCATATGCTCGTCTTGCCGCGACAAGATACTGGACAAGAAGTGCCCCACATGCTCTATCAAAACTTCCTTCAAGCGCTGCTTTGGGATGGAACATGTTGTCCAATCAGTCGCATTTCCTTGCTCCAATGCCAAGTATGGATGCAGAGAGGGTCACGCCTACTGTCAGAAAGAACGACATGAGCAAGTGTGCCCGTATGCCCCATGCTTCTGCCCAGCGCCCGACTGCAGCTTTGCGGGGCCAGTACCTGAGCTCCTGGACCATCTCACCATCTATCACATGTCTCCATGTACAGACCTCCCAGATTCTGGGGAGGCGTCTGTCCGCTTGCAACCGGGCATACATGTTCTGTCACCCAGCAGCAGGAGCACCAACTATTTTTTCCTGCTCAACATGTACTTGGAACCTTTTGGACATGCTATCTCAGTCGTTTGCATCCAACCTAAAGTCACCGAACCCAAGTTCACATGTAGTATGAATTACGACTGCTCCGTGACAGGCTACTGTGAAAGTTCAAGTTGCCAGATAAAAAGCTCTACACTCTCTGATGGGCTACCGAAGGACTATGACTTGATTCTGCCTGAGGGAAAGGTTTCTAGTGATCGAAATGTTGTAATGCTCAGAATCATCATTCATGAAGCTTCAAGTGTCAGCAGATCCTGTGCTCAAGGAAAGGGCTTGACTTCCGCTCCAATCACCCTGTTTCCTAGTTGTTCTGATGACGATGCTGATATACTCTGCAGATCATGTGCTCAACGAAAAGGCCCGACTTCCGCTCAAAAGCTCTGGTTTCCTAACTATTCTTCTGATGACGATGATTATATGCCTTTAAACTTTGAGCGTGCTCTTCAACGGGAGTCCCTATTTGATTAA